In one Dreissena polymorpha isolate Duluth1 chromosome 7, UMN_Dpol_1.0, whole genome shotgun sequence genomic region, the following are encoded:
- the LOC127837344 gene encoding piggyBac transposable element-derived protein 4-like, producing the protein MDSDSSDNESNFSGFESDDLPLADLIDSDDEFDDSDKENESVVEDENWTVNDRSDRSKKAFCGPEPGPRFDLDPDQTEWNFVEMFFPMMLVELLVEQTNLFARQKMEIKHDKSWRPVSVKEMMAWLGIRIYMSIVQLPQMAMYWSTDILYGNFSVRRIMTRDRFMKVLQYLHCNDKTKMKPKGHPEQDKLFLIRPFLDVVKKMCLTLYNPHRNVSIDEAMVKFRGRLGFRQFMPLKPARYGVKVWVRADPVNGYVNDFQVYTGKDANTAEVGLATRVVLDLSHELRGKWHIVNVDNFFTSPKLFDELLKQETYARGTVRSNRKGYPVKQLGKKTVKTQGDFVFATKGEQLASVWMDKKAIYTLSTAENPKDIDATVLRKTRSGEVHEVQAPRTIPEYNQNMNGVDHADQMRTEYPTFRTSRKWWTYMFFFLLDTAITNGYVVMRESPFHQQKSRNGKPKDRTVLDFRMNLSRQLIGDYCDNGSAVAKLATVKAGHFPGQAEKRGRCRQCAKEKRRRECHVICLECQVHICVPCFKDWHVDLANSM; encoded by the exons ATGGATTCCGATTCTTCGGACAATGAGAGTAATTTCAGTGGATTTGAATCAGATGATTTACCATTAGCAGATTTAATTGACTCGGATGATGAATTTGATGATAGTGACAAGGAAAATGAGTCTGTTGTAGAAGACGAAAATTGGACTGTAAATGATCGTTCTGATCGTTCGAAAAAGGCATTCTGTGGACCTGAGCCTGGCCCAAGATTCGATCTTGACCCTGACCAGACTGAATGGAACTTTGTTGAAATGTTCTTTCCAATGATGTTAGTTGAACTTCTTGTTGAACAAACCAACTTGTTTGCAAGacaaaaaatggaaataaaacatgACAAGTCATGGCGACCTGTCAGTGTGAAAGAGATGATGGCATGGCTTGGCATCAGGATCTATATGAGCATTGTGCAA CTACCTCAGATGGCTATGTACTGGTCAACGGACATCTTGTATGGGAACTTTAGCGTCCGGCGAATCATGACAAGGGATCGGTTCATGAAAGTCTTGCAGTACCTCCACTGCAATGACAAGACCAAAATGAAGCCCAAGGGACATCCTGAGCAAGACAAACTGTTCTTGATTCGGCCATTTCTTGATGTggtgaaaaaaatgtgtttgacccTGTACAATCCTCACAGAAATGTTTCGATTGACGAGGCGATGGTCAAGTTTCGCGGTCGTCTTGGATTTCGACAGTTCATGCCACTCAAACCAGCCAGGTACGGTGTGAAAGTGTGGGTACGTGCGGACCCAGTGAATGGATATGTCAATGATTTCCAAGTTTACACTGGGAAGGATGCTAACACGGCTGAAGTTGGGCTAGCAACAAGAGTTGTGTTGGACTTGAGCCATGAACTTCGGGGGAAATGGCACATTGTGAATGTGGACAATTTTTTTACGAGTCCCAAGTTGTTTGATGAACTTTTGAAACAAGAAACATATGCGCGTGGAACTGTTCGATCTAATAGAAAGGGCTATCCTGTGAAACAGCTTggaaaaaaaactgtcaaaacgcAGGGGGACTTTGTTTTTGCTACAAAAGGTGAACAACTTGCCAGTGTATGGATGGACAAAAAGGCAATTTACACGTTGTCTACAGCAGAAAACCCCAAAGACATTGACGCAACAGTTCTGCGTAAAACACGAAGTGGTGAAGTTCATGAAGTACAGGCCCCACGAACCATCCCCGAGTATAATCAGAATATGAACGGGGTCGATCATGCGGACCAGATGAGGACTGAGTATCCCACATTTCGCACATCAAGAAAGTGGTGGACGTACATGTTCTTTTTTCTGCTAGATACAGCTATCACCAACGGGTACGTCGTGATGAGGGAATCCCCTTTTCACCAGCAGAAGAGTAGAAACGGAAAACCCAAAGACCGCACAGTTCTGGACTTCAGAATGAACTTGTCAAGGCAATTGATAGGAGACTATTGCGACAATGGGAGTGCTGTTGCAAAATTGGCCACGGTAAAAGCAGGACATTTCCCTGGACAGGCCGAAAAAAGAGGACGCTGTCGTCAGTGTGCAAAAGAAAAGAGACGGCGTGAGTGTCATGTCATTTGCCTTGAATGTCAAGTGCATATCTGTGTTCCCTGCTTCAAGGACTGGCATGTGGATTTGGCCAACTCgatgtaa